The Pieris brassicae chromosome W, ilPieBrab1.1, whole genome shotgun sequence region aaacaaaaaaaaatctaataaaacaaatagaattataatttttaataacttaaaatggAATAACCCACATATTTGACCCcacaaatcaatatttttattaaattatttaagttaaattcaaattctaaaatcaaattttaaaattataatatttaaaggaaatcagtgtaaaaataataataaatattctcgAGAAACcccaaaataaaatctatataagcCTAAATTAAATTGACCATGTTGAGAATAAGAAAATAAGTATAATCTATAACCCGctctaaaaaaagaaattattattaatataattattgtcacTCAAGATCATCTAATtaatctattaattaattttaattccccaaaaaaatttattgagGGAGGGGCCGCTATATTCccaatcataaataaaaatcatacataATCTTATTGAaggtataaaatttattatacccttatttaaaaataaacttcgaGTTCCTAAAcgttcataattaatattagaaagaCAAAATATGCCTGTTGAACATAATCCATGGccaattatcaaaatataagaACCACAAATCCctcaataatttaaagttataatacCCCCAATTACTATTCCTATATGAGCAACTGAAGAGTATGCAATCAAAGACTTTATATCAACCtgacaaaaacattttaagctAACAAATACCCCCCCTAATAAACTAATAGCAACTCAAATTACcccaatttttatattaatttcttgaaaaataacTGTAACCCGTAATAAACCATAACCCCCTAATTTTAACATAACCCCAGCTAAAATTATTGAACCTGAAATAGGTGCTTCAACGTGAGCCTTAGGAAGTCATaaatgaacaaaatatataggtattttgacaaaaaaagCTAAAAtcattgatatatataaaattaaagaagtattaaaatagaatttatatatataaagataattattgtattaatatcattaaaaatataaaataaacccaTTAATGAAggtaaagaaacaaataaagtataaaataataaatataagccTGCTTGAACTCGTTCAGGTTGATAGCCTCaccctaaaattaaaatcaaagtaGGAATTAGACTaccttcaaaaaataaataaaatattaaaatatttatagaactgaaagttaaatataatataattaataaaaattaaatatttactaaaaataaatttatataatattttatttttattaaattttctctagctataattattaaagaacaaattcaaattctcaataaaattaaaccaaaagaaattatatcacaccctaatatataacttatattacaaaaatttatcaaatttatacttatattcataaataaaaaaaaaacaatattatctgaaccaatcaaaatatatttaaaaaaaaacataaaggtattataaaacataaatataataaaaattttatcataataaattataactctgAAAATAATCATTTCCAAAAGTTCGAATTATAGAAACTAAAATTGATAACCCTAAAGCCCCCTCACAAacagaaaaaactaaaaaaaatattaatatatatatatatcataatttattattaaaaataatatattaataaaaaataaattcttaaaacaataattctaaacttaataaaacaattaataaatgtttatgttttataacaaaaattatattaccaaaaaaaaaaaatataattaaaattactaattttatcatttgtgtttttatagttaaaaaaaaaacattggtcttgtaaaccaaaaataataaaaagtttaaaaacttCAAAGAAAAGAATCTTTTCTCATCGATAATctccaaaattattattttcattaaactattctttgatattatattttttttactaatattaataatttttatttcatttactaTACTTTTTTCCTCACATCCTTTAAGAATAGggttaataatcttaatacaaACTTTACTACTATCATTAATTTTAGGGGTATATGCTAATACTTattgattttcttatattctttttttagtatttcttGGGGGATTAttagtcttatttatttatgtctcAAGAATTGcatcaaatgaaataataaaattctccttaaaaataatttttttttataataacttttttaataataattttttcaattttaaaattaataaactatataatttttttagataattataattttctaaataatgaaataaataaattaaataattactttatattttttaatgaaaataaaataaaattaacaaaattatataactctcaaacttttttaataattataataattattatctatttatttattactttaattgctgttattaaaattactaatattttttttgggcCACTACGATCATTTaactaatgaaaaaaaaatttcacccTCTTCGAAAAACTCAcccattaataaattttttaaataattctttaattgaTTTACCTTCCCCATCTAACATTTCAATTTGGTGAAATTTTGGTTCACTTTTAGCTTAATGCTTAATCACCCAAATCTTAACTGGATTATTTTTAACCATATATTACTATGCAAATATCGAATTAGCTTTCTATAGAGTAAATTATGTCTGTCGAAATGTAAATTATGGGTGGATAATTCGAACCTTACATGCAAATGGAGCatcattcttttttatttgtatctaCATTCATATTGGACGAGGAATTTACTAtgaatcatttaattttatcaatacttGAATaataggtattattattttattcttactaATAATAACAGCATTTATAGGATACGTCCTTCCATGGGGGCAAATATCTTTTTGAGGAGCAACAGTTATTACAAATCTATTATCAGCCATCCCATATTTAGGAAATTcacttttaaattgaatttgagGAGGATTTGCTGTAGACAACCCAACATTAACTCGATTTTACACTTTTCATTTTCTTataccatttattattttagcaataacaataattcatttattatttttacatcaaACAGGATCCAATAACCCTTTaggaataaatagaaatttagaTAAAATCCCTTTCCAtccttattttacttttaaggatttaattggatttattattataatatttattttaatcttacTGCTAACTGACACTAACTAATCCTTATATATTAGGAGACCCAGATAATTTTATCCCTGCAAATCCATTAGTTACACCAGTCCATATTCAACCAGAATGATATTTCTTATTTGCTTATGCAATTCTACGATCCATTCCTAATAAGTTAGGGGGAGTAATTGCtcttttaatatcaattttaattattgctatTCTTCCATTtacttttaacaaaaaaatacaaggaATCCAATTTTACCCTatcaatcaaattattttttgatccataattattactattatccTATTAACCTGAATTGGGGCACGACCAGTTGAAACTCCTTATATTTTAACAGGACAAAttcttacaattatttacttttcatattacattattaatcctataataaataaaatatgagataaaataattttcaacaactaattaattaatgagcTTGTAAAAGCATTTGTTTTGAAAACTTAAGAAAGAATgataattctattaatttatactaaaaatatttattaaataataaatatttttaagcctaaatataaaattattatattcaaagaaATAGGTAAATAAACCTttcaacataaatatattaatttatcataacAATAACGAGGAAGTGTACCTCGaactcaaataaataaaaaagaaataaatcttaacttaaaataaaaaataaaacttaatgtaTAACCACctatataaagtaaaacaaatattaatcttataaataaaattctagaaTATTCagccaaaaaaattaaagcaaaaCCCCCTCTTCTATACTCAATATTAAACCCTGAAACTAACTCTCTTTCCCCCTCAGCAAAATCAAAAGGAGTTCGATTAGTTTCAGCTAACatagaagaaaatatacataaagataaaggaaatattaaaaataaaaatcaaatattttcctgaaaattttttaaacttaatatattaaaatccataattaaaattaaagaagaCCCAAATATTAAAGCTAATCTAACTTCGTAAGAAATTGTTTGAGCTACTGCACGTAATCTCCCTAATATAGAGTAATTAGAATTTGAGGACCAACCTGccatcaataaaatatataccccAACTCTTgtgcaacaaaaaaaaaataaagcccctaaattaaatataataatattaaaagaataaggaattattattcaaataactaaagataaaaaaaccaataataggagaataataataatataaataattagaataatttaaataagtttgttcttttctaaataatttaatcccATCTGAAAAAGGCTGTAAGATTCCTATATAACCAATTTTATTCGGACCCTTTCGAATTTGAATATAACCTAAAACTTTCCGCTccattaatgttaaaaaagcaACTCCTACTAAAAccccaataaataaaataataaaacctaaaataacattaaatcttTCCATTAATATCATtactacttatataaataattatatatttatgacttCTAAAACCATTACATTTTTCTGCCAAAATAGcacaaattaataacattcctaattaaaaaattatttctaataattgaTCCTTTCGTactaaatcattaaatttatgtaaagatAGAAACCAACCTGGCTCACACCGGTTTGAACTCAGATCATGTAAGATTTTAATGATCGAACAgatcaaaattttaaacttttgcatttaaattttatcttaatcCAACATCGAGGTCGCAaactttttttcttataagaactaaaaaaaaaattacgctgTTATCCCTAAGGtaatttaatcttttaatcataaattatggatcaaaatttcatatattaatgtaaaaattttaaaaaaagtttaataaatttttctatcaccccaataaaataattaaaaaaatattaaatataaattttataaagaattaatataaatttaaatataaaactctaTAGGGTCTTCTcgtcttttaaataaattttagctTTTTgactaaaaaattaatttctattattaataaagagacagtttatattttatcaaatcatTCATACAAGTCTTCAATTAAAAGACTAATGATTATGCTACCTTTGTACAGTCAATATACTGCAGccctttaaaataattcagtgggcagattagaatttaaattattatcaaaaagaCATGACAagtgaatataaatttttgccgaattcctttttattaatttaaataatttttatattaattattaaattatatactaattttatcattatacctatttttttaatttttctaattttattaaaaaatatttttttataaaaatttaaattaaaataaaattttaattaaatgaaattatttataataaactataatttttaaaaaatataaattttaaaaatttcaattttattatttttattataatattttaatttaaagcttatcccctaaaatataaaattaaatttttaaaaaactaattaactatttataattaacttttttctaaaaaaattagatatcattaaaaacgattaacttttcatttccaattaattattaaaaataattatgcaaTATTAactttcttaattaattaactcttttaatttcgaaataaattcccccgaatttatttacttaaaaaactcTGATACACaagatacaataaattaaatttacttttaaataaatttctatttcaacattttaaatttttttttttacaatactattccactataaattttaaaattttttctataaaaatactttaacccccattaaatatattatattaatttttttttcatattttttacttttattaaattaacccctcaaactaattaaatttataattttttttcaatgtaaaTGAAATACTTAACAAGCTCTAATTTGTCTTTCTTGGAACACTTTCCAGTACCCCTACTTTGTTACgacttatttcaattttaaaatgaaagtGACGGgcaatatgtacatatttcaattattaatcattttaaaaaaatatttaaaattacatttaaatccaCTTTCAATTaactatttcaaaattaatattcatttatataaatatattgtaatccatcttgtattttaattattatctacaTCTTGatctgaattaattttatataaatttttttaaatattatttttctttaaaaatatttttttaacaacgatatataaaattttaaattaaatatgattattcGTGGATTATCAATTACTAGACAGATTCCTCTAAATGAACTAAAATACCgccaaattatttaagtttcaataaataattatatactattttagtaataaaatttaattttttataatagggtATCTAATcctagttttttataaaatttttaaaatcataattttaatttaaatttaatcaaaattaaaatttcacttaataatttcatttttaatttaatttttattatttatttttactaataaaatttatttaaatttgtgtatAACCGCAACTGCTGGcacaaaaattgttatttaaaaattagtattactaaatcttaatttcttaaatttttaattttaattactatgaattttattgtaaaattatttaaatttaacaaaattaacactaaaatttatatgtaaattaaacttaaaataaattttttaaatcataaatttttatcttttttatatttatttagcatagattttttttatattaaatatttaaatttataataaattttatataattctttctttcttttttttcatatatatatataattatttatatatattaaatatttaatatataaatatatatatatatatatatacacacacacacacgcgcgcgaatatatatatatatattagttaatatttataattatagtataaaaaaaaatattaaaataattttctattattttatttttaaacctttctcaacaatatttatatataattaataaacattaagaaTAAGCTAAATTAAGCTATTGGGCTCATACcccaaatataaacttatactttttcttaaataaagtgCCTGATAAAAAGATTATTCTGATAggataaattatgtaaatttttacctttattatattttttagaattaaactAAAcctaataatatcaaaaattattgtgCTTCttacactaaaatatttaataaatagaacttaaatttcttttaaattttttttattttaaatttacttttatagaaattctaataaaatattttttatttttattttattttttagaacttTAATCTCAATCTCTTCTAATTCGTGTTTAGGTTGTTGAATAGGATTAGAAATTAATCTACTAAGATTTATCCCCCTAAtttctaatacaaaaaatttaataaatacagaagcaacattaaaatattttttaactcaaTCTATTGcctcaattaattttttattttctattattttgaaaataattttatttaaaaattttgaaataaataactttctctcaattataattaattcttctttattaataaaaatagggtcAGCCCCATTTTATTTCTGATTCCCTAATATTATGGAAGGACTTTCTTGAataaattgctttattttaatgacatGACAAAAAAATTCACCCATAATCCTCCtctcttattatataaataataattttattattatcatcataatattaaatgctatAATTGGGGCAGTAAGAGGATTCAACCAAACTTCTATTCGAAAATTAATAGCTTTTTCATCTATCAACAATTTAGGATGATTAATAGctagaataataattagagaaaatatttgattgatatattttattttatattcatttttaaatttaattttatgttttatattctctatattaaatattttttatattaatcaaataataaattttaatttaa contains the following coding sequences:
- the LOC123718337 gene encoding LOW QUALITY PROTEIN: NADH-ubiquinone oxidoreductase chain 6-like (The sequence of the model RefSeq protein was modified relative to this genomic sequence to represent the inferred CDS: deleted 1 base in 1 codon; substituted 1 base at 1 genomic stop codon) encodes the protein MYQCREFKALNGNYIDRDVGERSKEIDLPDIGQENQENNDELDTTTSSEFETNQTRAPPNDPSDESATTKNTEKNLFSSIISKIIIFIKLFFDIIFFLLILIIFISFTILFSSHPLRIGLIILIQTLLLSLILGVYANTYXFSYILFLVFLGGLLVLFIYVSRIASNEIIKFSLKIIFFIITFLIIIFSILKLINYIIFLDNYNFLNNEINKLNNYFIFFNENKIKLTKLYNSQTFLIIIIIIIYLFITLIAVIKITNIFFGPLRSFN
- the LOC123718338 gene encoding LOW QUALITY PROTEIN: cytochrome b-like (The sequence of the model RefSeq protein was modified relative to this genomic sequence to represent the inferred CDS: substituted 6 bases at 6 genomic stop codons), whose amino-acid sequence is MKKKFHPLRKTHPLINFLNNSLIDLPSPSNISIWXNFGSLLAXCLITQILTGLFLTIYYYANIELAFYRVNYVCRNVNYGWIIRTLHANGASFFFICIYIHIGRGIYYESFNFINTXIIGIIILFLLIITAFIGYVLPWGQISFXGATVITNLLSAIPYLGNSLLNXIXGGFAVDNPTLTRFYTFHFLIPFIILAITIIHLLFLHQTGSNNPLGINRNLDKIPFHPYFTFKDLIGFIIIIFILILLLTDTN